ATGGGATCTTTTCACGTTCGGGGATCGAGACGACATCGGGAAAGAGGCGAGGCTGCAGCATCCCGAGGGCCTTTGTGCCGGTATCGGTGGCTGCGGCAACCACCGCATCTTCATCGCCGACACCTACAACGACAAGGTCAAGGTCTACGACCCGCTGACGGGCCGGGTGACGACACTGCTGCAGAAAGCGGCCTCCCCCACGGGAGTCGTGAAAGCTGGCTGCGACCTCTTCGTCGTGGAGCTTGGCCAAGACCGGCTTGTCCGTTTCGACATCTCGACCCTCCAATCTTATACCATGGAGATTACGGAATGATTCTGTTTTGTCTGTCGGCTTCTTGCTTTTTACTGCTAACAATTTCACGGGGAGTGCAGCCATGAGAGTGCTTACAAGCGCACTGGAACCCTCGGCCAATCTGCATCTGAAGTATCTGCTCGATCGGCTGGAGGGGGTGGAGATTTACGGTATTTTCGACAAACGGCTCGGAGAGCCGCTTTACGGGATGGAGGAGTTCTCCGTCATGGGCATCGTGGATGTGCTGGCGAAATATTTCAAAGGGAAAGAGGCGATAGCGGAGATGGTCTCTTTGGCGAAAGAGTGCGACAAGGTGCTGTTGATCGATGCGCCGGCTTTCAATCTTCCCCTGGCCGAAGCGATCAAGGAAAGATACCCCCATAAAGAGATAATCTACTACATCCTTCCGAAAGTATGGGCCTGGAAAAAGGGCCGCGCGAAAAAGGTGGAGCGCTACTGCGACCGTCTTGCGTCTATTTTTCCTTTCGAGCGGCGGTTCTACCGACGCGCGGAGTATGTGGGCAATCCGCTGCTTGACGAGATCGATGTGGCATGGCATCCGCCGAAAGCCCCCGAAACGATCGCTTTTCTTCCGGGCAGCAGAAAGAGCGAAATCACCCGCCTGATGCCTGTTTTCAAGGAGACGGCCGAAAGGTTGGGCGGTCGCAGGAAAATTCTCTCGATTCCCGCCTTCATCAGCCATGAAAAGATCGAAAGCTGGTACGGTGACATTTCCGGTTTCGAGGTAGCAAGAGATGCCAAGAACGCCGTGGCCCAGGCACATTTCGCTTTCGTGTGCAGCGGTACGGCGACGCTTGAGACAGCGCTGATAGGCACCCCCTTCGTGCTCGTCTACAAGGCACGGCCGCTCGATTACGCCATCGGCAACGCCCTGGTCAAACTCAGATACAAGGGACTTGCCAACATCATCATGGATTTCGAGGGCAAGACGCCGGTGCATCCGGAAATTTTCCAGAATGACGTAAACAGCGACAATCTGTTGAAACTCTACGAAACGATGGACCGGGGTCATTTCGCCGACAAAAGCAGAGAGTTGAGGGAGATTTTGAGACACGGAAGCGCCGATGAGGTGGCGAAGATGATTTTGAACCCGGTATAATAAACGAAAAAATTTGGAGAGAAGAGCGTATGCAGAAAGAACCGATGACCGAATACGGCTACAAAAAGCTGGCCGAAGAGCTGGAGTATCTCAAATCGACCGCCCGCCCGGCGATAGCCGCGGAAATTCAGAAAGCCCGTGAATTGGGTGATTTGAAAGAGAATGCCGAATACCATGCGGCGAAGGAGAAACAGGGGCTGATGGAGGCGCGTATCGCCGAACTGGAGGACATATTGGGACGTGCGCAGGTGGTGGACCCCGCCGCACTGGAGCACAAACGCATCAGTTTCGGCTCGACGGTGACCCTGATCGATCTGGATACCGACGAGGAGGTGACCTACACGATCGTCGGGGCCAGCGAGGCAAATCCCGACAGGGGGCTTATCTCCTACCATTCGCCGCTGGCGCGCCAGCTCATCGGAAAGGAACCGGGAGACGAGGTGCGCATGCGGCTTCCGGGCGGCGAGAAAGAGTACGAGATCAAGCAGGTCTGCTACAAAGATATCTGTTTCGGTGTATAGGCGATGATTCCCGTAGCAGTTATCGGCGCAAGCGGCTATACCGGCCTGGAACTGATCAAGATTCTTTTTCGACATCCCGAATTCGAGCTGGTGTATGCGGCGACGAGCGAGGGGGAAACGACGATCGACGCGCTCCATCCCTCTTTGAAAAATGTCATTTCGATGCCGGTCGAGAAGGCCGATGCCGCGGCAGTGGCTGCGGTGGCGCAGATCGCCTTTCTCGCCCTTCCCCACAAGACCGCGATGGGATTCGCGGCAGGATTGCTGGAGCGGGGCGTCAAAGTCGTGGATCTCTCCGCCGATTACCGCCTCAAACTCGATACCTACGAAGCGCATTACTGTCCCCATGAAGACAGGGCCCACCTTTCCGAAGCGGTCTATGGTCTGCCGGAATTTTACCGGGAAGCGATCAAAAAGAGCCGACTCGTGGCCAATCCCGGATGCTATCCGACCGCTTCGCTGCTGGGTCTGCTCCCTTTCATACCCTATATCAAAGCACAGACGCCGATTTTCATCGATGCCAAAAGCGGTGTCAGCGGAGCGGGCAAAAAGCTTTCGGAGACGACCCACTACGTGACGATCAACGAAAACATTTTCGCCTACAATCCGATCAGGCACCGTCACGCCCCGGAGATCGCCGAAAAGATCGACGACCTTTTTCTGACGCAGGTACAGGTCAATTTCGTTCCCCATCTCCTTCCGGTAACAAGAGGCATGCTCTGCAGCATCTATATGCAGCTGGAAACCGATCTCGATCCCATCGATGTGCTGAACGATTTTTACAAAGACGAGCCCTTCATCCGCATCCGCACCTCACCCGTCGATATCAAATCGGTTGCCGGCACCAATTTCTGCGATATTTTCGCTACCGTCAACGGCAAAAGCCTCGTGATCAGTTCGGCCATCGACAACCTGCTGCGGGGTGCCAGCTCCCAGGCCGTGGTCAACGCCAACATCATCAGCGGGCTTGACGAGACGCTCGGTATTCCGAAAATTGCCTGTGTCCCATAAACATTGGAAAGAGTGTATGCGACACAACGGGATCGCAAAAAAAGAGGCAAGAGAAGACTCCCCGATCTTCTCCCGCAATCCCGATGCCCCCTTTTTGCTGAAACCGGGCGCCTGGTTCATCGCCGACGCCCATTACGCCAGCTACCAGCCCAGACTCTACGACTTCCTCGCGTCTGTCAAGGAGAGCGATCTGCCCTCACAACTGGTACTGATGGGCGATATTTTCGATCTTCTCTTTGGCGACGCACCCAATTCGATTGAACCAAATCGCAAAATGGTCGATCTTTTAAAACGCATAAGCTTGCGAACGGAGATTCTCTATCTCGAGGGAAACCATGATTTCGGGCTCAAAAGGATTTTCGCCGATGCGATACGTATCGTCGAGCGCCAAAAACAGCCCCTGATCCTCTCTGTCGAAGGTCGTACCGTAGCGTTGCATCACGGAGACATTCTGCAGGGCCTGGGATATGAGATCTATACGGCATGGATACGTCATCCGTGGGTCAACAGGGCTCTCAATCTGATCGATACGCTCACCGGCGGAAAGATCATCGGATGGCTCGAAGATTACAACCGTAAAAAAAAGCCGTGCTACCGCATCGGAGATTTCGAAAAGAGGACGCGAAAGCGGCTGGAAACTTTACAAAAACGATACAGGTTCGATATATGGATTGACGGCCATTTCCATCAAAATGTCCGGTTGAACTATGGCGATATCGACTATATCAACCTGCCGGCGTTCGCCTGCGACGGTAGTTATACGATTATGAAAACCGATGCCGAAGGATTGGCATTCGAAAAGGTAAAGGATCGCAATGGGATCTAAAAATGATGTTTTGCAAGTCGGTTCCAACGAACTGGAACTCGTGGATTTCCGTATCTTCAAAGAGGAGAACGGGAAAACCTACGAAGGAATCTACGGTATCAATGTCGCCAAAGTACGTGAGATCATCAAATACCCGAAACTGACGGAACTGCCCGGCGTTCCCGAATATATAGAAGGGATATTCGATTTGCGCGGCGTTGTCATTCCGGTCGTGAATCTCGCCAAATGGATGGGGATTAAAACCCCTGAAAACAAAGAGATCCATCCTCGGGTCATTATCGCCGAGTTCAACAACATTCTCATCGGTTTTGTCGTGCACGAGGCGAAACGGATTCGGCGCATCAGCTGGAGCGACATCGAGCCGGC
This genomic interval from Hydrogenimonas urashimensis contains the following:
- the lpxB gene encoding lipid-A-disaccharide synthase, encoding MRVLTSALEPSANLHLKYLLDRLEGVEIYGIFDKRLGEPLYGMEEFSVMGIVDVLAKYFKGKEAIAEMVSLAKECDKVLLIDAPAFNLPLAEAIKERYPHKEIIYYILPKVWAWKKGRAKKVERYCDRLASIFPFERRFYRRAEYVGNPLLDEIDVAWHPPKAPETIAFLPGSRKSEITRLMPVFKETAERLGGRRKILSIPAFISHEKIESWYGDISGFEVARDAKNAVAQAHFAFVCSGTATLETALIGTPFVLVYKARPLDYAIGNALVKLRYKGLANIIMDFEGKTPVHPEIFQNDVNSDNLLKLYETMDRGHFADKSRELREILRHGSADEVAKMILNPV
- the greA gene encoding transcription elongation factor GreA, which gives rise to MQKEPMTEYGYKKLAEELEYLKSTARPAIAAEIQKARELGDLKENAEYHAAKEKQGLMEARIAELEDILGRAQVVDPAALEHKRISFGSTVTLIDLDTDEEVTYTIVGASEANPDRGLISYHSPLARQLIGKEPGDEVRMRLPGGEKEYEIKQVCYKDICFGV
- the argC gene encoding N-acetyl-gamma-glutamyl-phosphate reductase; this translates as MIPVAVIGASGYTGLELIKILFRHPEFELVYAATSEGETTIDALHPSLKNVISMPVEKADAAAVAAVAQIAFLALPHKTAMGFAAGLLERGVKVVDLSADYRLKLDTYEAHYCPHEDRAHLSEAVYGLPEFYREAIKKSRLVANPGCYPTASLLGLLPFIPYIKAQTPIFIDAKSGVSGAGKKLSETTHYVTINENIFAYNPIRHRHAPEIAEKIDDLFLTQVQVNFVPHLLPVTRGMLCSIYMQLETDLDPIDVLNDFYKDEPFIRIRTSPVDIKSVAGTNFCDIFATVNGKSLVISSAIDNLLRGASSQAVVNANIISGLDETLGIPKIACVP
- a CDS encoding UDP-2,3-diacylglucosamine diphosphatase; translation: MRHNGIAKKEAREDSPIFSRNPDAPFLLKPGAWFIADAHYASYQPRLYDFLASVKESDLPSQLVLMGDIFDLLFGDAPNSIEPNRKMVDLLKRISLRTEILYLEGNHDFGLKRIFADAIRIVERQKQPLILSVEGRTVALHHGDILQGLGYEIYTAWIRHPWVNRALNLIDTLTGGKIIGWLEDYNRKKKPCYRIGDFEKRTRKRLETLQKRYRFDIWIDGHFHQNVRLNYGDIDYINLPAFACDGSYTIMKTDAEGLAFEKVKDRNGI